The following are from one region of the Chanos chanos chromosome 10, fChaCha1.1, whole genome shotgun sequence genome:
- the crip2 gene encoding cysteine-rich protein 2 has product MASKCPKCEKTVYFAEKVTSLGKDWHKFCLKCERCNKTLTPGGHAEHDGKPFCHKPCYAALFGPKGVNIGGAGSYVYETPMNNTPAPGPIETAPKPEEKKAPAPSRGPSKAGSLTTFSGEANLCPRCNKKVYFAEKVTSLGKDWHRPCLRCERCSKTLAAGSHAEHDGQPYCHKPCYAVLFGPKGVNTGGVGSYIYDKEPNTEAKP; this is encoded by the exons CTGAAAAGGTGACCTCTCTGGGGAAAGACTGGCACAAGTTCTGCCTGAAATGTGAGCGGTGTAACAAGACACTTACACCAGGGGGTCATGCTGAG CATGATGGAAAGCCCTTCTGCCACAAGCCGTGCTATGCTGCCCTCTTCGGGCCAAAAG gcGTGAATATTGGAGGAGCAGGCTCGTATGTCTATGAGACTCCTATGAACAACACTCCAGCCCCAGGTCCTATTGAGACTGCACCTAAACCTGAAGAGAAGAAAGCTCCTGCACCCAGTCGGGGTCCGTCTAAAG CTGGAAGTCTCACCACTTTCTCTGGGGAAGCCAACTTGTGTCCAAGATGCAACAAGAAGGTTTATTTTG CGGAGAAAGTGACATCTCTAGGGAAGGACTGGCATCGGCCCTGTCTGCGCTGTGAGAGGTGTAGTAAGACTCTGGCTGCAGGCAGCCACGCTGAG caTGATGGTCAGCCTTACTGCCATAAACCATGCTATGCTGTCCTCTTTGGGCCCAAAG GGGTGAACACAGGTGGGGTTGGGAGCTACATCTACGACAAGGAGCCGAACACGGAGGCTAAGCCTTGA